ctcctctttcctttccaggcCCCTATTACTGTGGGGTTGGAGCAGATAAGGTGTATGGGCGCGATATTGTGGAGTCCCACTACAAGGCATGTCTCTACGCGGGGGTGAAGATCTGTGGCACTAACGCAGAGGTGATGCCCTCTCAGGTATGTGTGGATGGCTTCGTGTAGCCCCTGTTTCCAGTGATGGATATGAGTTACCGTGAGGCTGGAATAAGTCAGCAACACCCAGCTCCTCGGGGATGCCAAATCTAGTGACTCCCACATCATTTTTTTCTAGATGGGAGCATTTGCACTGCTAGGATGAAAATGTGCACGTTTGATTTTCTCCTAACTCACCCCAGCAGGCAAATCCCTGGTTCCTGGGGCAGGCATGCGAAATCACAGCTGAGCCAAACCGCAGTGAGCTCCTTGCACAGCTCTGGTAGCCTGTGTGGAGCTGGGTGCTCCCCTGCGCTTTCCTTCCCCCATGGAGCAGGGATGCAGGGGACAGCGTGAGCCAGgatgggctgcaggagcagcatgtGGAGTGACAGGTGTCTGCATCCCGCTCCTCTACCGCCGGAGCTGGGCAGCTCGGGTGGGACATGGCCTTGGGGAGTGGTTGAGGGGGATTTGGGTTTATTTAGGAGATAGCTGGAGGGAGTCCTTGATTGCATTAGGCGGGTGGCCAGACTGGCCGATGGTGATTTGGCCCTGTAGCCTGCGAATCGTTGACTCTCTCACTGCTGATGTGGCAGCGATAAGCAGGGGGCTTATCTGCAGTGCCGCTGAGGCAGGACTTTTAATGACCCTGCTGTTTGCCCTGACTTTTTCAGGGTCCTTCTTGGCTGCTTTCTGCATCTTGGGCTCTGTCTCAGCCAGGCCATGCCAGCAGCCATAAATGCATCAGCCCCTGCTTAGTCACTGTGGGTGGCGCAACCCCGGCTCCAGCCGGggagggagcagctctgggaaggACTAACAGGCTCCTCATTAGTCCTGTGCCCTGTTTGTAGTGTGGGCTGGGGGGTCCTGCATGCCAACACCAGCCTCAAAGGCAGGCGTGGTCCTTCTTTACCTGCTTTGATGAAAAGCCCTCTGATTTGCTCTGTTTAGTCACGAGCAGTTTCTTCCCAATTTTTTTGCACGCCAGAGCTGTCCTGTTGCTTAACTCGATGCTCCTCATCCTCATTGCTGATTCCCAAGGGGTAAAGTTCAGTCATACCCCAGGCTGAAAGCCCTTGCCAGGGCGGTGGCAGGGATGTGATGGCTGGGGAGGCACAAACCTGCCTGTCCTCACCAGTGCATCCACTTGCTCCTTCCAGTGGGAATTCCAGGTGGGCCCGTGTGAAGGCATTGAGATGGGAGATCACCTCTGGATGGCTCGGTTCATCCTTCACCGCGTCTGCGAGGACTTTGGGGTTGTGGCTACTCTGGACCCCAAACCAATGACTGGCAACTGGAATGGCGCTGGGTGTCACACCAACTACAGCACCGAGGAGATGCGGAGAGAAGGGGGTCTTAAGTGAGTCCTGGTGCGGGGTTCTCTGAGATGTACCTGGGAGGTTTGGGGTGTCTTTGGCCGTGTGGTGGCTCCCCGTACCGCATGTGTCTCTGTACATGGGTGGCTGcaccaggcagggctggggctgtcccagttcattttattttaaaagcagctggtCATACGAGAGTGTCCCCTGGGTTGTCCTCATCCCTGCACAGGAGGGGGTGACAGCCTTCCTGGCCATGGCAACACCCCCCAAATGGACCTACTGACAGACCTAACTCCGTTCTCCTGTCACACAGACACATCGAAGCCGCCATTGAGAAGCTGAGCAAGCGACACGACTACCACATCTGCGTCTACGACCCACGGGGTGGCAGGGACAACTCCCGGCGGCTCACCGGCCACCATGAGACGTCCAACATCTTTGAGTTCTCTGCCGGTGTGGCCAACCGAGGCGCCAGCATCCGCATCCCACGCCAGGTCGGCCAAGACGGCTATGGCTACTTCGAGGATCGGCGGCCAGCAGCCAACTGCGACCCCTACGCGGTCACTGAGGCCATCATGAGGACGACAGTGCTCAACGAGACTGGGGTGGAGACCAAGGACTATGCTGACCACTGAGGCCGTGGGGTGGGTTGGAGGTTTTTGTTTCTACACTAGCTTCTTACGTGGGATTTGTGCCCGTGTGGTGTCCTCGGCTGCAAGCTCAGACTCTTTAGGAACCTTGCTTCTCGTTTTGTGAAACGTTGccttagaaatatatatatattttatagtaAGAGGGAGGGGCCCAATCTATTTTTCTCAACCACTTTTTTTCTGGTGCCTGGTTTTAGGTTGTACATGgggagtttttttaaaaacttgggTTGAATTTTTTTCCGATGGATTTTACACTGTGATGTACATAGACCCCTATGTGGAAGCTGCAGCCGCTGCTGTTTGCACCCGGGGAGGGCGGGTGCTTCTTTCCCAAATCTCTGTTGCAAGGAAatgataataaataattttcctggaTGCATGGCAGCCAGGTTATGCTGCGGCGGGTGCATTTTTCTATAGCTCCTAGAGCTCTGTGGAGGATTTAATTTGGGTCTTGCTGATGGGTTGCAGACACTGAGCAGCCTGCACTGGCCCTGGGCtaggggctggaggagcagagatGCTGGAGGATCCTTGGGGCAGGCGCCTGGAGCTGTCTTGCCTCATTTGCCGGCGGCCGAAAGGCCATCTCCCTCCATCGTGATCCCCGAAAGGCAAACAGAGCGACCCAGCCTGAGCAAACAGcggccagggcagcagctggcgGGCGTTTACACAGGGCGTGCGCCGCTGAGTCAGCAAAGCCAGCCCGGCGCTGGGCACAGCGAGTGGCAGCCCTCCCCTCTGGGGACGCCTTTAGGTGAGGGAGGGGAGCCTGGGGACATCcccctgctgcaccccaagGACAATACCCTGCTAAGCTGCAAGGACACGGTGCAGCTCCTTGGGCTGGAGTCTCTTTACAAGGTGTCCCGACCCTGGGACCAGACTGATGTCGGGGGTCTGCTGAAGAGGGGAACACCACGATGAGGCTGAGGTGAGGGGCAGAACTAGGTGAAGACTTGCTGGTCTCCCCTTGCTTAGCACCCAGCACAACTGTGCAGACTCCAATAATATGCCTGTGCCACTCCCTACACTGCTcatcagctgccagaaaattagGCCTAAACCTATGTCAAGAGCATAGACAGTTTCTAACAAAACACCCTGAGGGAAGTATTTAAACTGAATCAAGAAGCTGCTACGCACTTGCAGCTAAACGCTAACCACAAGCACAACTTGTGTTTGAGGGTTTTGTTGTGTTGCTCCTAAATTATAAAAGCATCAACATTTTTAACTGACCCATGAggccttccttcctctttcctcttgttTATCTACCCAAACAGCCCCTGTTTGGCTCCAAAAGCCGTAGCAGGGTGTGCCGAGGCAATTAAGACGCTGGGTACAATGCTATGTAGGGACTGGGGGCTTCACACCAGCTATGAAGTCGGAGAACAGGAGCAACTCGGTGGAGCTCCCTCTCAGCTGGCCTGAGACCCCCATCACCTTTGACCTTGCCACAGACTGCTGGACCACCGAAGAGGTCGTATTCCCCTTCCCCTGATTTCATGTATCTTGCTCTACCTATTTCTGTCTTACATATTGAGCTAACTATAAGGGTTAACGCGACTTGCTTAAGGACAGCGGAAAACAATAAATTGTAGTATGTTAACTGCCTGACACCTCATCAGTGAAGTGCGATAACAAACAATCTGTCATGCTGCAGATGATAATCCAGGAACAGTGTGTGACAGGGGGTCATAGATTTTATTCATGGAGCAAAACCCCCAGGTGGGGGGGACATTTCCCTGTAGATGGGGTGTCAGCAGCATCTCTAACGCCGGACCATTGGGGTCCCCCATGATGCAGCTGTGGGGAGGAGTCAGATACAAGCACGAGGGGAGCTCTCTGGTCCCAGGGAGACCTTGAACAGGCCAGTCAGGTCCCTGGGACAGACCTGCAGGATGCGACCCAGGTGCGGTCACCAACAGGGCGGGGGGTGCCTGTAGGCGAGGGGAAGCAGTGGCATGAACAGACTGGGGACATCATGTCCACTCCAGCGCAGTCACAGGGATTTTGAAACAGTTTTTATGTTTGTGTTCGAATTCAACACAGGTCACAAGCTGGAATGGAGGACCCCAAGTCCCTCCTGCAGGGCCTGGCACTGCCAGCGGAGCGGGGAGCCAGGGCAGCGGCCAGCCAGGGAGGTGGCCGTGCCCCGGACCGCAAGCAGCCAGGAGCCCTCCGCGTCTCTGAGCCGTTCAAGGATAAATGTAACCCAGTCCCCACCCTAAGAAGGACagattttccttccagaaattGATGTTTGGGATGTTGAATGTTTTTCATCAAAACCACGACGCTGTCTTGTTTTCCTCTCATTTCTATGATGACTTTAATGGGTAATTTGAGCACTGGGACAGCGACTGCTGGATGCAGCTGGAAAATCAATAAAGAACTAAATCTGGAGCAGGAAGACTAATGCTTGTTTCCATGACTGTACCAATGCTTTAAAGTACTTCAGCTCTCATCATACTGTTCTGTAGGGCCCTTGCTAAATTTGGGGAATTGTGTGAATTCGTGTTGCCAACATGCAAACACCTTCGGCCAGACACAGCACCGTGGTACATCCGAACACTTTGTACCTGTTCCTGGGTCTCACCCTGCGATTCCCTTCTAATAGAGGAACCTCCTCTTTAGCAGAGGACAGTGAAGCTCATGGGGAGATCCAGGGATTCACCACAAGCCACAGCCAGGGCTTTTCCTTGAGCTGGGATCAGGCCTGGCCACCGTTTGCTGGGGACACTGCCTGCCAGTCCCCACGCGGCTGGAGCTGCTGCGTGCTTGGATGCTCTCATGCTATCCTTTGCCAAAACACAGATCTTCTTGCTTGTACTTTTTGAGGTCAAAATGGGCCACAAACCATATGTcagggtgttgggttttttttttttttctaaaacaggaGTGATTCCCACCCACAGGGCCTGCAGCACAGGGGAAACAAGGACACCGGCAAGTTCCCACAAGAGCTTTTCTTACAGTTTTGGCGTGCCTGCTTCTGTTGAAGGTGGGTTGTTGGGTTCAGCCAGCGGAGCAGGTACTGGGGATGGAGCCAGCCCTCAGGCTGGGGCTTGAGGATATGGTGCGGGGACAGCATCCCCCACCTCCATCCAAAGGTTGGAAGTGCCGGGAGGAGATGCACCCGGTATTACTGGGTGCTGTGCACCCGATGGTGATGGAAGTGGGGCCAGGACCCCAGGTGGAATCCACTGCAGAACCGGGCTGCTGGGGGGTGCAGGCTGCTGCAATCTGGGTAATTGTTATCCAGGGCTTTCCCGATGGAGCGCCCCAAGGACACcgtgcggggggggggggggatgatCCACCCCGACCCCTCGCTGGGGCTCCCGGCTGGACCCGGCCCGCAGCCTCCCGGGGGGCCAGatcctggggctggggagcaggagggttATTTGGGGTCTGGAGGCGCTTCTCGGGGGTTTGCTGCCCTCCGCAGGCCCAGACGCAAACGACACGGGCTCCGCAGCCCCGGGCTTTGCCCTGCCTCCCCCGGGGCTCTGGTGGGAGAGGGCGGAGGAGCTGGTTGACAGAAGTCTTGTTTCTAAAAAAGCGGCGGGTGGGAGATGCTAGGAAGCTCTTCACCGcaagctcctttttttttaggCTCTGACCATGCCCACCTGCCCCAGGACCACCCTACACCCTCGCCCACTGGACACCTGTGCCCACCTTTACCAAATCTTGCATTTCCATGCAAGCACTCACAGATAGTGGCAACAAATACCCCTTTGGGCTCtttcctgtccccatcccacccctcaGCTGGAGGCACGGAGCTGGGTGCTGCCAAGGGGTACGGTACCCCTCAGGACAGTtgtccctggggctgtgacccgGCAGACGGACACATGGCCCCGGCAGACGGCTCTGGTGGGCTGCCAAGCTGGGACACACGAGGATTAGGTGGCTGCCATGGTCCCTTCCTTTGCCTCCCATCACTGAGCACCCCAGGAAGGCGCTGCAGAGAGGGACACCCAGGGCTAGCATCATGACCACCCCATGATAGGGAGCAGCAGCGCA
The Phalacrocorax aristotelis chromosome 17, bGulAri2.1, whole genome shotgun sequence genome window above contains:
- the LOC142065611 gene encoding glutamine synthetase isoform X2, which codes for MSVSHSSRLNKLVREQYVRLPQDGLVQVTYVWIDGSGEGVRCKSRTLDKEPKSIEDVPEWNFDGSSTAQAEGSNSDMFLVPVCMFRDPFCLDPNKLVLCEVLKYNRKPAETNLRHTCKKVMDLVRDSHPWFGMEQEYTLLGINGHPYGWPDNGFPGPQGPYYCGVGADKVYGRDIVESHYKACLYAGVKICGTNAEVMPSQWEFQVGPCEGIEMGDHLWMARFILHRVCEDFGVVATLDPKPMTGNWNGAGCHTNYSTEEMRREGGLKHIEAAIEKLSKRHDYHICVYDPRGGRDNSRRLTGHHETSNIFEFSAGVANRGASIRIPRQVGQDGYGYFEDRRPAANCDPYAVTEAIMRTTVLNETGVETKDYADH
- the LOC142065611 gene encoding glutamine synthetase isoform X1, translated to MPRSPARSRRAVTMSVSHSSRLNKLVREQYVRLPQDGLVQVTYVWIDGSGEGVRCKSRTLDKEPKSIEDVPEWNFDGSSTAQAEGSNSDMFLVPVCMFRDPFCLDPNKLVLCEVLKYNRKPAETNLRHTCKKVMDLVRDSHPWFGMEQEYTLLGINGHPYGWPDNGFPGPQGPYYCGVGADKVYGRDIVESHYKACLYAGVKICGTNAEVMPSQWEFQVGPCEGIEMGDHLWMARFILHRVCEDFGVVATLDPKPMTGNWNGAGCHTNYSTEEMRREGGLKHIEAAIEKLSKRHDYHICVYDPRGGRDNSRRLTGHHETSNIFEFSAGVANRGASIRIPRQVGQDGYGYFEDRRPAANCDPYAVTEAIMRTTVLNETGVETKDYADH